CCTTCACGGATGCTGATCGTGCCTTTTTAGAGCATGTCGCTGCGCTTATTGCGCCGCTTTTAGGCGGATGACGGCGCGGTCTTTTTATCCGGTCCACCCACTTACTAATTTAAACTGCGCTTCTCTACACTATACTGGATGCCACATGACCGTCAGAATGCCAGTACCGGTTCGTGAAGCCATCGCGGAGATAGCGGAATACCAGCCCGGGAAACTGATCAAAGGTGCGATCAAGCTGAGCTCGAACGAGAATCCGCTGGGTGCGAGCCCTGAAGCGGTCCGCGCTGTTCTCACAGCGCTCGCATCCGGTGAGCTGGATCTGAGCATCTACCCCTGGGAGCGCAACGAAGAAGCGTTGAGAGCTGCAATTGCCCGCTATGCGGCGGTAACTAGCGAGAACGTTGTGATCGGAGCGGGCATCGACGGCGTTCTGGACACGCTCGTTAAGATCTTTCTGGGAAGCGGCGACGACGCGATTATCCCGGTACCCACGTTCTCGCTCTACGAGTCACTGGTGAAGATCGCCGCTGCGACGCCTCGGTACCTACCGCGAAATGTCGCTGCGAACTTTGCTATTTCTCCTGATGACCTGATAGCTGCCAGTACCCGTAAAACGCGCATGCTCTTTCTCGCTTCGCCGAACAACCCGACCGGGAACTGCTTTGCGGCGGATGACGTGCGTGCCCTCGCGGAATCAGTCCCGAGGGCCATGGTGGTGCTAGACGAAGCATACGCGGAGTTCGCCGATTCATCGCTGGTCATGCTTCCGAGCGAGTACGAGAACGTGCTGGTCTTACGCACCTTCTCGAAGGCCTTCGGGCTCGCCGGGCTGCGCGTTGGCTACGCCGTACTACCCGAATGGGTGGTGAGCAGGTACAGAAAAGTCTCGCTCCCCTTCACGGTGAATGACGTTGCCCTTATCGCCGCGCGCGC
This Methanomicrobia archaeon DNA region includes the following protein-coding sequences:
- a CDS encoding histidinol-phosphate transaminase; this encodes MTARSFYPVHPLTNLNCASLHYTGCHMTVRMPVPVREAIAEIAEYQPGKLIKGAIKLSSNENPLGASPEAVRAVLTALASGELDLSIYPWERNEEALRAAIARYAAVTSENVVIGAGIDGVLDTLVKIFLGSGDDAIIPVPTFSLYESLVKIAAATPRYLPRNVAANFAISPDDLIAASTRKTRMLFLASPNNPTGNCFAADDVRALAESVPRAMVVLDEAYAEFADSSLVMLPSEYENVLVLRTFSKAFGLAGLRVGYAVLPEWVVSRYRKVSLPFTVNDVALIAARAALQDTEHLRRSVELVRFGRQYLRAGLQGLFTIYPSEANFVLVDVAPRTSSEVCTELEEKGITVRDCRSFRGSGDSLIRISVGTQEQNEKLIAVLKALTKTVGVYER